The following coding sequences lie in one Haladaptatus sp. DJG-WS-42 genomic window:
- a CDS encoding proteasome-activating nucleotidase translates to MSRSPSLPDRPRLDLDSDLSEDERLAVLEDHFTEILQVNRELGEQIEKTKAHGQTLRDDISRLERENETLKTASLYLATIEDITEDGVVIKQHGNNQEVFVEVSEQMKERLEAGDRVAINDSFGIQTRLEQETDARAQAMEVTANPQVAYEDIGGIDDQIREVRETVELPLVNPEQFEEVGIQPPGGVLLYGPPGTGKTMLAKAVANQTDATFIKMAGSELVQKFIGEGSRLVRDLFKLAAEKEPAVIFIDEIDAVASKRTDSKTSGDAEVQRTMMQLLSEMDGFDDRGDIRIIAATNRYDMLDTAILRPGRFDRLIEVPEPNEEGRHQILQIHTRGMNLTDELDFETLAAETEGFSGAELESLTTEAGMFALRDERTEVEMADFDAALDKLTSDEESVGQPVAFY, encoded by the coding sequence ATGTCACGTAGCCCCTCTCTCCCTGACAGGCCGCGGCTTGATTTGGATAGCGACCTGTCTGAAGACGAGCGCCTCGCGGTTCTCGAAGATCACTTCACCGAAATACTGCAAGTGAATCGCGAACTCGGAGAACAGATCGAGAAAACCAAAGCACACGGCCAGACGTTGCGCGATGACATTTCGCGGCTCGAACGCGAAAACGAGACGCTAAAAACGGCGTCGCTGTACCTCGCCACCATCGAAGACATCACCGAGGACGGTGTCGTCATCAAACAGCACGGCAACAATCAGGAAGTGTTCGTCGAGGTCTCAGAGCAGATGAAAGAGCGACTCGAAGCAGGCGACCGCGTTGCCATCAACGATTCCTTTGGAATCCAGACGCGCCTCGAACAGGAGACCGACGCCCGCGCACAGGCGATGGAAGTCACCGCCAACCCGCAGGTCGCCTACGAGGACATCGGCGGCATCGACGACCAGATTCGCGAAGTGCGCGAGACGGTCGAGCTGCCGCTCGTGAACCCAGAGCAGTTCGAAGAGGTCGGAATTCAGCCACCGGGCGGCGTGTTGCTCTACGGCCCACCGGGGACGGGCAAGACGATGCTCGCCAAAGCTGTCGCGAACCAGACCGACGCCACCTTCATCAAGATGGCTGGCTCGGAACTCGTCCAGAAGTTCATCGGCGAAGGCTCACGGCTCGTCCGCGACCTGTTCAAACTCGCCGCAGAGAAAGAGCCTGCAGTCATCTTCATCGACGAAATCGACGCCGTCGCGAGCAAGCGGACGGACTCGAAAACGTCCGGTGATGCCGAGGTTCAGCGGACCATGATGCAGTTGCTCTCTGAGATGGACGGCTTCGACGACCGGGGCGACATCCGCATCATTGCGGCCACGAACCGCTACGATATGCTCGACACCGCCATCTTGCGCCCGGGTCGATTCGACCGCCTCATCGAAGTGCCGGAACCGAACGAAGAGGGCCGCCACCAAATCCTCCAGATTCACACTCGCGGCATGAATCTGACTGACGAACTCGACTTCGAGACGCTCGCGGCTGAAACGGAGGGATTCAGCGGCGCAGAACTCGAAAGTCTGACCACCGAAGCCGGGATGTTCGCGCTACGTGACGAGCGAACGGAAGTCGAGATGGCAGATTTCGATGCCGCCCTCGACAAACTCACGTCTGACGAGGAGTCTGTCGGCCAGCCGGTTGCGTTCTACTGA
- a CDS encoding DUF5811 family protein: MYGNTPYAGDDSTDRAAHAVLTPDQRRELRRGVVGVATRTRAFLPDEYVIGTELTAGLDGSPHALVAVHPPIGSPVSAGISPDDDDFEREGGIISAEDREEVARSLAAQAALQVKQSVNSDVDATAR; this comes from the coding sequence ATGTATGGAAACACCCCGTATGCGGGCGACGACAGCACCGACCGGGCAGCACACGCCGTGCTGACGCCCGACCAGCGCCGAGAACTCCGGCGGGGCGTCGTCGGTGTTGCGACGCGAACGCGGGCGTTTCTGCCCGATGAGTACGTCATCGGCACGGAACTCACCGCCGGGCTCGACGGCTCACCCCACGCCCTCGTGGCAGTCCACCCGCCGATTGGTTCGCCCGTAAGCGCCGGTATCTCGCCGGACGACGACGACTTCGAGCGCGAAGGCGGCATCATCAGCGCCGAAGACCGCGAAGAAGTCGCCCGCAGCCTCGCCGCACAGGCAGCGCTGCAGGTCAAACAGTCGGTCAATTCTGACGTTGACGCGACGGCCCGGTAG
- a CDS encoding plastocyanin/azurin family copper-binding protein: protein MDRRTLLKHGVTVSTLGLLAGCTGGGGEETTTTATPTESTTTETTTTAEPTTEQTTTTSETTTTATTTTAEQTPVQSAITITVGQDGNLRFSPTRASVKVGGEVTWTWDSSGHNVRPRSQPDGADWEGTPGGDGTTYSSGDEFTFTFAVPGTYEYYCAPHQSFGMEGILEVVE from the coding sequence ATGGACAGACGAACCCTCCTCAAACACGGCGTCACGGTTTCGACACTCGGTCTCCTCGCCGGGTGCACCGGTGGTGGCGGCGAAGAAACCACAACGACCGCGACACCCACCGAGTCAACAACCACCGAAACGACGACGACGGCGGAGCCAACCACGGAGCAGACCACGACGACCAGCGAAACGACGACGACCGCCACAACGACGACCGCAGAACAAACGCCCGTCCAGTCAGCCATCACCATCACGGTCGGCCAAGACGGCAACCTGCGCTTTTCGCCCACCCGCGCGTCGGTCAAAGTCGGTGGCGAGGTGACGTGGACGTGGGATTCATCAGGCCACAACGTGCGCCCGCGTTCGCAGCCAGACGGCGCAGATTGGGAGGGAACCCCCGGCGGCGACGGCACCACCTACAGTTCAGGCGACGAGTTCACCTTCACCTTTGCCGTGCCCGGCACGTACGAGTACTACTGTGCACCCCACCAGAGTTTCGGGATGGAAGGCATCCTCGAAGTCGTCGAATAG
- a CDS encoding pyruvoyl-dependent arginine decarboxylase, which produces MSHIRVVWGAASAPTPMASFDAALREANIHNYNLVAVSSVIPDDVAVEAVGTAPDLGPVGNRLTVVEGKATVAPASGDTAAAALAWAQTPSGKGIFYEASGHDPANVRTRVEEGLEAGKALREWDFGETNVQLASAPADSEEYVTALVVAAYGQSEPIIR; this is translated from the coding sequence ATGAGTCACATCCGCGTCGTCTGGGGGGCGGCAAGCGCACCCACCCCCATGGCCTCGTTCGACGCCGCGCTGCGAGAGGCCAACATCCACAACTACAACCTCGTCGCCGTCTCGTCGGTGATTCCAGACGACGTGGCCGTCGAAGCCGTCGGCACGGCCCCTGACCTCGGCCCGGTTGGCAATCGCCTGACCGTCGTCGAAGGCAAGGCCACCGTCGCACCCGCTTCTGGTGACACCGCTGCCGCCGCGCTCGCGTGGGCGCAGACGCCCTCTGGGAAAGGCATCTTCTACGAAGCCTCGGGACACGACCCCGCGAACGTTCGCACCCGCGTCGAAGAAGGTTTGGAGGCGGGCAAAGCCCTCCGTGAGTGGGACTTTGGCGAGACGAACGTGCAACTCGCCTCCGCACCCGCAGATTCGGAGGAGTACGTCACCGCCCTCGTCGTGGCGGCCTACGGCCAGAGTGAGCCTATCATTCGGTAA
- the infB gene encoding translation initiation factor IF-2 yields MSDNNTPDTHSLRTPIVAVLGHVDHGKTSLLDKIRGSAVIEGEAGAITQHIGATAVPLEVISDIAGDLVNPDDFDLPGLLFIDTPGHHSFSTLRSRGGALADIAVLVVDVNDGFQPQTLEAIDILKRTQTPFIVAANKIDTTPGWNAQPDAPVQKTFDKQSDRARQKLEAELYEVIGNMSDAGFSADFYWRVQNFQKNIGVVPVSALTGEGVADLLTVLMGLSQRYMKEAMEIDVNGPGAGTVLEVKEERGFGATLDVVLYNGSVREGDTIVVGGKNDPIVTDVRALLKPRPLTEIRTEKRFDRFDEVTAAAGIKIAAPDLDDAMAGAPVRVVRDRPLEDVIEEVKAELSEIDVHTQDDGVVVKADTLGSLEAIASALKEAEVPIMRAEVGDVAPRDISVASTADEDLNRVILAFNVGVLDDAERRAEESDVKIFESDVIYQLIDDYEEHVDEIKRAQQTAVLDKIRRPARFQILQDHVFRQSNPAVVGVEVLSGTLKRNTPVVDFEGAEPKRVGLVKGIQEQGEDVDEARAGTRVSVAIDGPTVGRQIDEGDTLWAELPEKHAKILEQELKEDIPADEREALSMYLQKHRKRDPFWGK; encoded by the coding sequence ATGTCGGACAATAACACACCAGATACACATTCACTGCGGACTCCTATCGTCGCCGTCCTCGGTCACGTAGACCACGGCAAGACGAGTCTGCTCGACAAGATTCGCGGCTCCGCCGTCATCGAGGGCGAAGCCGGTGCGATTACCCAGCACATCGGGGCGACGGCCGTCCCGTTAGAAGTCATTTCTGACATCGCCGGTGACCTCGTCAACCCCGATGACTTCGACCTGCCGGGCTTGCTGTTCATCGACACGCCGGGTCACCACTCCTTTTCGACCCTGCGCTCGCGCGGTGGGGCGCTCGCGGACATTGCCGTGCTCGTCGTGGACGTAAACGACGGCTTCCAGCCCCAGACGCTCGAAGCCATCGACATTCTCAAGCGAACTCAGACGCCCTTTATCGTCGCGGCGAACAAAATCGACACCACACCCGGGTGGAACGCCCAGCCCGATGCCCCGGTGCAGAAAACGTTCGACAAACAGTCAGACCGTGCCCGTCAGAAGCTCGAAGCCGAACTCTACGAAGTCATTGGCAACATGAGCGACGCGGGCTTCTCGGCGGACTTCTACTGGCGCGTCCAGAACTTCCAGAAGAACATCGGCGTCGTCCCCGTCTCCGCGCTCACCGGCGAAGGCGTCGCCGACCTGCTGACCGTCCTGATGGGGCTCTCCCAGCGCTACATGAAAGAGGCCATGGAAATCGACGTGAACGGCCCCGGCGCGGGGACGGTTCTTGAAGTCAAAGAAGAACGCGGCTTCGGCGCGACCCTCGACGTGGTGCTCTACAACGGGAGCGTCCGCGAGGGCGACACCATCGTCGTCGGCGGGAAAAACGACCCCATCGTGACCGACGTGCGTGCGCTGTTGAAACCGCGCCCACTCACCGAGATTCGTACCGAGAAACGCTTCGACCGCTTCGACGAGGTGACGGCCGCGGCGGGTATCAAAATCGCCGCGCCCGACCTCGATGATGCGATGGCCGGTGCGCCGGTACGCGTCGTCCGCGACCGCCCACTCGAAGACGTCATCGAGGAAGTCAAAGCCGAACTCTCGGAAATCGACGTGCACACTCAAGACGACGGCGTGGTCGTCAAAGCCGACACCCTCGGCAGCCTCGAAGCGATTGCGAGCGCGCTCAAGGAAGCAGAGGTGCCCATCATGCGCGCCGAAGTCGGCGACGTTGCCCCGCGCGACATCTCCGTCGCCTCCACCGCGGACGAGGACCTGAACCGCGTCATCCTCGCGTTCAACGTCGGCGTGCTAGACGACGCAGAACGCCGCGCCGAGGAGTCGGACGTCAAAATCTTCGAATCCGACGTCATCTACCAGCTCATCGACGACTACGAGGAACACGTCGATGAAATCAAGCGCGCCCAGCAGACGGCCGTCCTCGACAAGATTCGCCGCCCCGCGCGCTTCCAGATTCTCCAAGACCACGTGTTCCGCCAGTCGAACCCGGCCGTGGTCGGCGTCGAAGTGCTTTCGGGGACGCTCAAGCGCAACACCCCGGTCGTGGACTTCGAAGGCGCAGAACCGAAGCGCGTCGGCCTCGTGAAAGGGATTCAAGAACAGGGCGAAGACGTAGACGAAGCCCGCGCCGGAACCCGCGTGAGCGTCGCCATCGACGGCCCGACCGTTGGCCGCCAAATCGACGAAGGCGACACGCTCTGGGCCGAACTTCCCGAGAAACACGCGAAGATTCTCGAACAAGAATTGAAAGAAGACATCCCGGCAGACGAGCGCGAGGCGCTCAGTATGTACCTCCAGAAACACCGCAAGCGCGACCCGTTCTGGGGGAAGTAA
- the pepF gene encoding oligoendopeptidase F, translated as MSSVPERSEISAEHKWDLDSLFASVETWEERYESVAAQIADLEEYEGHVTDDAETLLAILQLREDMMRTVSNVASFARMRRDEDTRDQDAQALLGKAQTLISQASSAASYIEPELQQSSNEELDAFMEDEPALAQYDHYFDEVLRMKPHTRSAEIENLLAELGEVTGASGEIYNMLTNADLTFPSVEHDGDEVAITQSNFTKLQQEQDRELRRKVYETFYGEWETIRNAVGSSYKNSVKADVKLARAHNYDSAREAALDSSNIPVSVYDNLLSVVRDNLDLLHQHAELKQASLGVDELQMWDIYMPMVDSETPEIPYDQACEYIIDAVAPLGEDYQTRLTKGLDSRWVDVYENKGKQSGAYSGGTYDSQPFILMNYQDDISSMFTLAHELGHSLHSEYTSETQPYVYSGYEIFVAEVASTVNETLLTHHLLDTVEDENLRRHILNEYLERFRSTLYRQTMFADFEHQTHKLVEDGEPLTPDRLDGIYSDLKKEFYEPAVVDDHIAREWMRIPHFYRAFYVYQYSTGISAAVALAEGILEGGEDAATDYIDFLRGGSAAYPLELLRGAGVDMASPEPVEAALSVYGDYLDEFASLQ; from the coding sequence ATGAGTTCGGTTCCCGAACGAAGTGAAATCTCTGCTGAGCACAAGTGGGATCTCGACAGCCTCTTTGCCTCCGTCGAAACGTGGGAGGAGCGCTACGAATCGGTCGCCGCCCAGATTGCAGACCTAGAGGAGTACGAAGGCCACGTCACCGACGATGCGGAGACGCTCCTTGCGATTCTCCAACTCCGCGAAGATATGATGCGGACGGTGTCGAACGTGGCGTCGTTCGCCCGCATGCGCCGCGACGAAGACACCCGCGACCAAGACGCCCAAGCCCTGCTTGGCAAGGCCCAGACGCTCATCTCACAAGCTTCGAGTGCAGCGAGCTACATCGAGCCAGAGCTTCAGCAGTCCTCGAACGAGGAGCTAGACGCGTTCATGGAAGACGAACCGGCCCTAGCGCAGTACGACCACTACTTCGACGAAGTGCTGCGGATGAAGCCCCACACCCGGTCTGCAGAGATTGAAAATCTGCTCGCAGAACTCGGTGAGGTGACCGGTGCGTCGGGTGAGATTTACAATATGCTCACCAACGCAGACCTCACGTTCCCCAGCGTCGAGCACGACGGTGACGAGGTTGCGATTACCCAGAGCAATTTCACCAAGCTCCAGCAGGAACAAGACCGCGAGCTTCGCCGCAAGGTGTACGAGACGTTCTACGGCGAGTGGGAGACCATCCGCAACGCGGTTGGCTCCTCGTACAAAAACAGCGTGAAAGCCGACGTGAAACTCGCCCGTGCGCACAACTACGATTCCGCGAGAGAAGCCGCCCTCGACTCCTCTAACATCCCCGTCTCGGTGTACGACAACCTGCTGTCGGTGGTGCGCGACAACCTCGACTTGCTCCACCAGCACGCAGAATTGAAGCAAGCGAGCCTCGGCGTCGACGAACTCCAGATGTGGGACATCTATATGCCGATGGTGGACTCAGAGACGCCGGAGATTCCGTACGACCAAGCCTGTGAGTACATCATCGACGCGGTTGCGCCACTGGGTGAAGACTACCAGACGCGGCTCACGAAGGGCCTCGACTCGCGCTGGGTCGACGTCTACGAGAACAAGGGCAAGCAGTCGGGTGCGTACTCCGGTGGCACCTACGATTCCCAGCCGTTCATCCTGATGAACTATCAGGACGACATCTCCTCGATGTTCACGCTCGCCCACGAACTCGGCCACTCACTGCACTCTGAGTACACGAGCGAGACCCAGCCGTACGTCTACAGCGGCTATGAAATCTTCGTTGCGGAAGTGGCGAGTACGGTCAACGAGACGCTGCTCACCCACCACCTACTCGACACGGTCGAAGACGAGAACCTGCGTCGTCACATCTTAAACGAGTACTTAGAGCGCTTCCGCTCGACGCTGTATCGCCAGACGATGTTCGCGGACTTCGAACACCAGACGCACAAGTTGGTCGAAGACGGCGAACCGCTCACGCCAGACCGCTTAGACGGTATCTACAGCGACCTCAAAAAGGAGTTCTACGAGCCAGCGGTCGTAGACGACCATATCGCGCGCGAGTGGATGCGCATTCCGCACTTCTACCGCGCGTTCTACGTCTACCAGTATTCGACGGGTATCAGCGCCGCCGTCGCGCTCGCAGAAGGGATTTTGGAAGGCGGCGAAGACGCCGCGACAGACTACATCGACTTCCTGCGCGGCGGCTCTGCGGCCTACCCACTCGAACTGCTGCGAGGTGCGGGCGTCGATATGGCGTCGCCGGAGCCAGTCGAAGCCGCGCTCTCGGTGTACGGTGACTATCTCGACGAGTTCGCCAGCCTGCAGTAA